gtgcattATGCAAATGAAAACTGGCATTTAAAGGGTTTAAATtcttaaaatacatatttgtagtaatttttaatggtattttttttttgacaggaGGTCAGGCAGAAACGTGGTTGTTTTAAATTTGAGAGAGAAAAGGTCTGTCGGAAGAAACAGCCCGTCTTGTGTGACAGTCCTGCGGCATTTTGCAAAGGCTGAAAAGACGTTTGAACAGCAAAATGTTCTTTTGCCTTGATGAGGGACTTCACAGTTGAACAAGGACTCCATCTCTAGCTTTTTCCCTCAGAGGTTTGGGCGATTTTAACACTTCCTGCTGCACATCTACAGCACTGCTGTCTGATACCAGCTCAGTGGGGTGGCCGTCAACCTGTCAACACAACAGAATCCAATACACACATCAATTTAATGAATATCACTTCACTTGTTAATAACTGATCAAGTAGAAAACTAGTTCTCTCCTAATTCGTCCACATTAATGGCAGAGTTTTAAGATTTTAACCTTTATTAAGGCACAGATATAAAACTAAATGGCGTTAAATGCTTATACAATaagtaaaaatgaaacacattctCTCAATAGAAGGAGTGAAAACTGTCCAGGAAGCATAATCTCTGTTGAAACCCCTGTGTGGCAGACTCACTCTGTGTTTGAGGTAGGACAGGTAGGTGTCCCATCCTAAGTCAACAAAGTTGATGTACACAACGCGGAACTTGGGTGAGAGGAAGTAGAAGTTGATCATCTGAGCGGCAGGCCAAACACAGCAGTCCGCCTGCAGGCAAGAACAACACAGGTGAGCATAAATAAAGCTGAACTGATTACACAACAAGTGACCAAAGGAACCATGAATAATTGTACTTTCATGGCGATTCATCAGATAcgttttgagatatttcagtctggttgaaagtggtggactgacacTGACATCAACAGAGCCACACTGCCAGCGTGGCTAAAAAGGCTCGAGATGGCAGCAACAAAATGAATCAGACTGATGCTCGATTTcagctttttttctctccatgtGTTTTATATGAACACCAAAGAACAAAAGCACAGACAAGATATGTGGCTACAGTTAAATTCAGGCACCTGCACAGATAGACCCCACGTGCACCGGTGGTGTTGGAGGGGATGTGGATTAGGGGTCCAGTATGGGAGAGTTTGTCCCCTATCTATAACTTCTAAAGGCTCACCTGAATACAGTCTGTCTAGTTCAGGCAGTAACCCACCATTACAGTAACAAGAAGTAAGCTAGTGTGGTGTAAAATCACACCTTTTACCTCCAACTCTGTGCCAGATTCAGGTTCACCAGCTGCCCGGTGCAGGCGGAGACAGATGCCGAATTGCTTTCCAACTTACAtgtgtctttttaaaccaaaattaaatttgaaataATGTGTATGTCTCCCATGTCGAGTCTCTGAcaatcagtttaaaaaaaaatgacatgcagtttggTGCTGTGCTGCGTAAAGGGAGCAGAGGAGCAGTGCTGGGCTGCTCATTTCTGTTCTCTGGGATTCTTTGGAAAATAATTATAAGAATTAGTGCATGACTATTTtcaaaagaggagaggagaggagaggagagcgtCCCCGACAGAAATGTCTCTgttcattactgtgcacaaatgtttGTGAACAATTTGTGGGAGGGGTGCCCTTTTTTCCACCTGAGCACCTGCTCTGCATAATGTCTGTGCACAGTACTGGTTTAACTTACAGTTACAAATGCAAAAAAGCTCCAAAGTTAACTTCTTATCCCTGGTTATATCTGGCTAAAGAGAAGAACTTCCAATGTGATGAGTGGATGAATGCAAGTACATTTGCACTGATCTGCTGACCCAGATCCACAGGTGAGACCTGACAGGTGTACTTGCCTTAAAAAGTTCCCAGAACTTCCCCCTAAATTCCATCCATCCTTCAGATAAAGTGTGTCCCTCCATGAGACTCATACCTGCAATAAACAGAGCTGTCTGTCAGATGTGTGTCAGCGTCATGCTTCAGTAATAGCAACTTCAGGTAAGGGCTGGAGGAGCTTTTTATAAAACATGACCGACACTCACAAACAGAACCTTATGCAAGTCCTGTAAACTGTTTAAACAGATGAACTTTGTACTCCATCCACCTCTGATACTGACACacattgtgtgtttgtctccaaTAAAATGTGAAGTCTTCCTCACCTAAAAAATACCACATCCCAAAAAACGGTGAGGCGACCACCTGGTCCACCACAATCTTCTTGCCCACTGTTTTTAGAGCTTTACCCACGAACACTCCGTCCAACCAGATGTACCAGTAGTGCAGCAGTGGGCCCATGGAGCAGCCCACTGAAAACATGAAACCTTTGGGTAAAGGgtggaggacagaaacaggagaatTAATGGCAATGAATGAGTcattcaaaacacaaatattctCCAAAATACAATTGTTATTCTATAAAAAACCTGGAACAGCATCACTTCTCTTGTCCTGCCTTAGAAGCCTTTCTTGAGTATTTGAACCTTTGAACCTCGAGCAATTTAGTgccatttctttcaaaaacgtgaaaaaagctgacttggtaagaaatgtcccaccaattgcaaaaaaaaataaaaaataaaaaaaaatagaaaattaatttcaaaaggaggaaaaaaacaaaacaaactataTTTATTATAAccataacattttaaaagtaggttacagaattattataatttttaaacaCTCTTTCCAGGTCATTACCTTGTTTGTCTttacctttctttctttttttctttctttctttttactacttttcttgttttaaattcTCTCTTTCTGCTAATTTCttgggtcatttttttcttacattgtTCATTGTCTTCTCCCCATGTTTTAAAGGAAATCAAGCccatttgctcaggtttcaaagagtTAATAGATGGAAATTTGGATATACTGGTTAAGAGAGTTTGGAATTTTATCTTGTATTGAAAAAAAGAGATTCAACCTCTTAACtaacattttgaaatttggttGCAATGCCATATAtcttgtattttttaacatttaccCTTTTTTACCTTCTCCTTTATGGTCTTTTAgaaccaaaaacacataaaagctttaGTCTGCATTCACTGAGGTTGTGCAAATTATCTGAGGTGCTGTATGAGCAGTCAAAGTTTGAAACATGCTCTGTAGAAACATGTTCCCCACGCTATCCTGCAACATTACGTTCATTTGGCAGACACTTTTATCCAACACACTGCGCTATGATGACTGTCTATATTTCTTTTCATTGACTGTGAGGCCAGTCATTCAGTCATGTGTAGAGCAGTCACCAGCACCTCCAGGGTTGATGGTGAACTATTCAGACGAAGCAATAATTGCATCCCTCATGCTTtgctcttctttctttctcacctGTCCTCCTCCAGTCTCGGACTCTGTCTGGATTCTTGAAGTTCTCCCGGGTCTGCTGCACGATGTCTCCCATCCCCAGAATGACTCCTCCGCTCAGGGTGTTTGTGGCCAGCAGGGCCCGGCCCTGGAAAAATGGCCGCCAGTTGAACCGAATCCGGACCAGAAACTCTTTACCCACCCGGGGAAGCATGACCTTTGGACTGCAGAGTACGTACTGTCTGTCATCAGCAGGAGAagcagctctctgtctctcactgtgGCCAAGTTGACTAACTTCTGAGTTGGTGTTTATCCTCTTTATTTACTCCAACATGTTTCAGCTCAAGGCCATCGTCAGCGTAATCTACCAGTGTTAAAAAAACCACCATGTATGTAGGACTTCACCACAAGAAAGCTGAATGTTTATCAGTTATCCAGTGACAGCTGGAGACATAGGTGGCCCGCCTCCAAATGATGCTGCACCAGAAACACAGACGCCTCaacacaaaagcacacacaaaatTAAAGCAAACATCTCACAGTCATAAACTATACCTGTGCCTGAGGAAGTGTACTCTAAGCGCTGCGTTGGTGAACATCAAATCTGTTAGGCCGGATAGTCACTGTTTGTACAGGTATTTGCTGTGTATTTAAAACAACAGAGATTTGTCCACCCATTCCTGTAGGAATTCAAGGAAAGTCAGTTTTGTGATGATCCTGGGGGAAACTGTGGTGTTAACACTGGACTGTAGTCAATGAACAGTAATCTCATGGAGCTCCTTTTTTTGACCAGGTGAGATAGGGCGGTGTGGAGGAAGTGTGCTACAGTGTCTTCTGTTTATCAGTAGGGACAGTAGAGAAACTGCAGTGGGTCCAGTGTGCTGGGCAGTGAGGACCAGATGTAATCCTTAACCAGTCGTTCATAGCGCTTCATCATTAAGGTCAGTGCCACTGGGCAGTCATCATTCAGGCAGGCTGGTCTTGTTTTCTTGGGCACAAGAATGACTGGACTTAGGTACAGGTTGAATATCATGGCAACACTGGCACTAGTTGGTCAGTACATAGTTTGACTCATACTGTCTGGTCTTGCTGTTTTCTTGGTGTCCAAGACTTAAAGGCCCTCTTGATGTCATACTCAGAAAGGGTGACAAGCATGGCTGTAGCCAGCTATGAGGTCACCGAGGTCCGGAACTTAGTAAAAATTTCAAAGAGAAAAGAATAGAAGGACCTCACTAATTTCTAAACCCTGGCTATGGCCCTGGTGACAAATGTATAAAGTGCACCCACCCATCCAGCTGTTTTTGCTTGTTGACTACTGATGGCCTTAAAGCGAGCATTGAAATTGTTTAGCACACTAGCTAAAGACACATCGGCACTTGACAAGAAGGTGGGGCTGGGCTTGTAATCTGGCATACTTCTTAGACCTTGCCACATGATTCTAGGATTGCTCTCCTGGATCTGTAGTTCCACTTTCCTCCTGTGGTCCCATTTTGACTTTTTACTGCTCTTTTTACATTGTAGGCTGCCGCTTTATTGTTATCCATGTTTCCAGACTGCAGCTATTAGCTGTACGTTGCAGAGTGTGTGTTGATGGCATCCTGGGTGCTTCTGGCAATCCATGTTTTCTGATGTGGAGAAATGTTATTATAGTGTTAGGTGCAATTGCCTCTGTTGTCAGTCCTCCAAACAAGTAACAGCCAAGGCTGTGgcatgttttgtatgttttccggttgtccatctgtctgtcccatccttgtgaagacgatatctcaagaacacctcaaaggaatttcttcaatttggcacaaatgtccacttggactcagtgatgaactgattagatttgagtggtcaaagatcaaggtcactgtgaccttgtctgtctcattctcatttacatgacatctcaagaacgcttttagggaatttctttaaatttgacacaaatgtcaacttggactgaagaatacaCTGATTAGAATCTTGTcatcgaaggtcaaaggtcacctcacaaaatatgtttttggccctAACTCCAGAATTCATGTTATTTATGACAAAAATTCACACTAAtatgataaaatattaaagttatagcattttaaatccaaaaagtcaaaggtcaacttcactgtgacatcataatgttgtgaattaaacacttttttggccattacttaaagggataatgcacccaaaaatgaaaattcagccattatctacttacccatatgccgagggaggctcaggtgaagttttagagtcctcacatacCTTACGGAGATCTAAGTTATAAAAGATAGCCGAAATCATTCCTATGCTGAAATTTGCACCTGAAATTAGGAATTAGAACCTGCATATGTTTAGTGCTGATTTTATAACAGACTGATACTTCATGtacacagtatttacactgtagATAAGTAAGTTGTGGAAatgaatcagtgttttttctaaCGTTTTAACATGAAGGACAATATAAATATTTTGCAGAGATTATCAATCATAATGTCACAACATTTACCTGTGTGCGTCATGTAACATTAGCAGGAAACAGAGACATTTTGAAGTCATACTTAATTCAATACATTGTACACATTTATCCTGGACAACTTGTCAGGCTCACAAACCTGTATGTTAGCAGTTCAGTGACAAAACCCCCCATTCCTGCTTAAATTTGCATTCATGTAGTATAATCTGATGTGTCTGTTGTCTGTGATGAGTTATTGCCTACATGTAGAATTTCAGGCAAAACAGGTAGTTATTATTTGTGAGAAGGCTGTGAAAGCAGTGTGATGGAGGAATTCCAAGCATAGTGCTATGTGACGTTTGATAGCTCTGACTTGTATCTATAATGTGTTTCACATACTTGATGAAGATGGTGTCCTTGTCATTTCACATTGCACCTACTCTGCGTTAACTACATCCTTCTTCCATGTTGCCAAGTATCTCCCCCTAACCCATGTGCATCTGTGTGGATTGATCATCATCTGCAGACTGGCAGCCACACTCCTTATCAGCTTTAGCAAATGGGACTTAACAGTTCCCCGTATCAGGAAGAGACATACATTAAGGTGATGTAATACACTTTTCCTggaatgtttaatttttttcccaTAACCGAGCCTTTAACAaagacgtacagtacaggccaaaagtttggacacaccttctcattcaatgcgttttcttta
This sequence is a window from Epinephelus lanceolatus isolate andai-2023 chromosome 6, ASM4190304v1, whole genome shotgun sequence. Protein-coding genes within it:
- the LOC117254464 gene encoding mpv17-like protein 2; this translates as MLPRVGKEFLVRIRFNWRPFFQGRALLATNTLSGGVILGMGDIVQQTRENFKNPDRVRDWRRTGFMFSVGCSMGPLLHYWYIWLDGVFVGKALKTVGKKIVVDQVVASPFFGMWYFLGMSLMEGHTLSEGWMEFRGKFWELFKATRYNQG